In one window of Brachyhypopomus gauderio isolate BG-103 chromosome 16, BGAUD_0.2, whole genome shotgun sequence DNA:
- the nkapd1 gene encoding uncharacterized protein NKAPD1 isoform X2, giving the protein MSKVPLGKVLLRNIIRHTDAHNKIQEESEMWRQRDMELQAPPASASSHRWTSTGPCARGNMHCDRYFLEGSTQDRLGERDEREACYWTRKLYEFEARDTDRWGHSGFKELYPEEFESDRLTANESVRTAKRKCPPADGRAPKSPRRGRGRRGDVRGVQGLARRRTAAWRTTPGGNRRGRAARANTATGRRSADTERDRRAAANQTEVNQTRGQKTRTEKDTELQQTRSQSLKGKSVKTGKLPMKRNLRKTLRTEYIRH; this is encoded by the exons ATGTCGAAGGTCCCGCTGGGGAAAGTTTTGCTCCGCAACATTATCAGACACACAGACGCCCACAACAAG ATTCAGGAGGAGTCCGAGATGTGGAGGCAACGGGACATGGAGCTGCAGGCGCCCCCTGCCAGCGCCTCCTCACACAGGTGGACCAGCACCGGCCCCTGTGCAAG GGGCAACATGCACTGTGACAGATACTTCTTGGAAGGATCCACGCAGGACAGGCTTGGTGAACGAGACGAGCGAGAAGCTTGTTACTGGACTCGAAAACTGTACGAGTTTGAGGCCAGGGATACGGACAG ATGGGGTCATAGTGGTTTTAAGGAGCTTTATCCTGAGGAGTTTGAATCGGATAG GCTGACGGCAAACGAATCCGTAAGAACGGCAAAGAGAAAATGTCCTCCAGCAGACGGAAGAGCTCCAAAAAGTCCtcgaagaggaagaggaagaagaggagacgTGAGAGGTGTGCAGGGCCTGGCTCGGCGTCGGACGGCAGCGTGGCGGACGACCCCGGGGGGAAACAGAAGAGGAAGAGCAGCAAGAGCAAACACGGCCACAGGAAGAAGGAGCGCAGACACAGAGCGAGACAGGAGGGCAGCGGCGAATCAGACAGAAGTGAATCAGACACGGGGGCAGAAAACACGCACAGAAAAAGACACAGAACTGCAGCAGACGCGCTCACAGAGCCTGAAAGGAAAAAGCGTAAAAACTGGAAAGCTGCCAATGAAGAGAAATCTGAGGAAGACTCTGAGGACTGAATATATAAGACACTGA
- the nkapd1 gene encoding uncharacterized protein NKAPD1 isoform X1: MSKVPLGKVLLRNIIRHTDAHNKIQEESEMWRQRDMELQAPPASASSHRWTSTGPCARGNMHCDRYFLEGSTQDRLGERDEREACYWTRKLYEFEARDTDRWGHSGFKELYPEEFESDRKADGKRIRKNGKEKMSSSRRKSSKKSSKRKRKKRRRERCAGPGSASDGSVADDPGGKQKRKSSKSKHGHRKKERRHRARQEGSGESDRSESDTGAENTHRKRHRTAADALTEPERKKRKNWKAANEEKSEEDSED; this comes from the exons ATGTCGAAGGTCCCGCTGGGGAAAGTTTTGCTCCGCAACATTATCAGACACACAGACGCCCACAACAAG ATTCAGGAGGAGTCCGAGATGTGGAGGCAACGGGACATGGAGCTGCAGGCGCCCCCTGCCAGCGCCTCCTCACACAGGTGGACCAGCACCGGCCCCTGTGCAAG GGGCAACATGCACTGTGACAGATACTTCTTGGAAGGATCCACGCAGGACAGGCTTGGTGAACGAGACGAGCGAGAAGCTTGTTACTGGACTCGAAAACTGTACGAGTTTGAGGCCAGGGATACGGACAG ATGGGGTCATAGTGGTTTTAAGGAGCTTTATCCTGAGGAGTTTGAATCGGATAG AAAGGCTGACGGCAAACGAATCCGTAAGAACGGCAAAGAGAAAATGTCCTCCAGCAGACGGAAGAGCTCCAAAAAGTCCtcgaagaggaagaggaagaagaggagacgTGAGAGGTGTGCAGGGCCTGGCTCGGCGTCGGACGGCAGCGTGGCGGACGACCCCGGGGGGAAACAGAAGAGGAAGAGCAGCAAGAGCAAACACGGCCACAGGAAGAAGGAGCGCAGACACAGAGCGAGACAGGAGGGCAGCGGCGAATCAGACAGAAGTGAATCAGACACGGGGGCAGAAAACACGCACAGAAAAAGACACAGAACTGCAGCAGACGCGCTCACAGAGCCTGAAAGGAAAAAGCGTAAAAACTGGAAAGCTGCCAATGAAGAGAAATCTGAGGAAGACTCTGAGGACTGA
- the il4i1 gene encoding L-amino-acid oxidase — MSQNWETCHYLSMLAMLIVGLSAFCVDGYVLDPLVSCLNDGDYDELEEIMDKGLPPTQTPLSVAIVGGGIAGLTAAKLLEDAGHKVMIIEADDHIGGRIETYRMKREGWYAELGAMRIPSSHKILRRLVEKMHLKVNRFIEEDINTYYYVNGLLHKTYKVKENPDVLNYTLNEQEKGKTASELFDMALWKIRDDVKRYGCNKAIRMYDSYSVKEYLVKEGNLSRGALRMIGDILNENSFFYIGLIEMLYIQYDITDETKYYEISGGFDKLPRAFFEVLKGTILLKSRVKIISQTESNVTVSYEDWRNSNMLTNFTFDCVLVTATAKATLFMNFQPPLSASKMEALRSVHYSSSTKVVLSFSRRFWEDEGIKGGRSITDLPSRFIYYPSHSFSETDRGVLLASYTCSDDSALFQGVPDEELMAMVLDDLVKIHGEHIRSLCTGGVVKKWDEDPYSHGAFAIFTPYQMMDYASVLFRREGRIHFAGEHTATPHGWIESAMKAAIRAAKNMNSLVQ; from the exons ATGAGTCAGAACTGGGAAACATGTCACTACT TGTCCATGTTGGCCATGCTGATCGTCGGCCTGTCGGCCTTCTGTGTTGATGGATATGTTCTCGACCCTCTTGTGTCATGCCTGAATGATGGTGACTATGATGAACTTGAGGAGATAATGGACAAAGGTCTCCCTCCTACACAGACACCGCTCAGTGTGGCCATCGTAGGTGGAGGTATCGCTGGACTCACGGCAGCCAAACTTCTAGAGGACGCTGGGCATAAG GTTATGATCATCGAAGCAGATGATCACATAGGTGGGAGAATCGAGACGTACAGGATGAAGAGGGAGGGTTGGTACGCAGAACTTGGTGCTATGAGGATTCCATCATCTCACAA GATTCTCAGAAGATTGGTGGAGAAGATGCATCTAAAAGTGAACAGATTCATTGAAGAGGACATAAATACTTACTATTATGTCAACGGGTTGCTTCACAAAACCTACAAAGTGAAGGAGAATCCTGATGTGCTAAACTACACTCTGAATGAGCAGGAGAAAGGGAAAACAGCCAGTGAGCTGTTTGACATGGCGCTGTGGAAG ATAAGAGATGACGTGAAGAGATACGGATGTAATAAAGCAATCAGGATGTATGATTCATATTCTGTTAAG GAGTATCTGGTGAAAGAGGGGAACTTGAGCCGCGGAGCTTTGCGTATGATTGGGGATATTCTTAACGAAAAcagcttcttctacattggTCTTATAGAGATGCTCTACATCCAGTATGATATAACTGATGAGACCAA ATATTACGAAATCTCCGGTGGCTTTGATAAGTTACCCAGAGCATTTTTTGAAGTACTGAAAGGAACGATTCTCCTGAAGTCAAGAGTCAAAATCATCAGTCAAACAGAAAGCAATGTGACAGTTTCATATGAAGACTGGCGTAACTCCAATATGTTGACCAACTTCACATTCGACTGTGTCTTGGTAACGGCCACCGCCAAAGCCACGCTCTTCATGAACTTCCAGCCTCCTCTGTCGGCCTCGAAGATGGAGGCCCTGCGTTCGGTCCACTACTCCAGCTCCACCAAAGTGGTGCTGAGCTTCAGCCGCAGGTTCTGGGAggacgagggcatcaaaggtgGGAGGAGCATCACAGACCTCCCCTCCCGGTTCATCTACTACCCCAGCCATAGCTTCTCTGAGACGGATAGAGGGGTCCTGCTGGCCTCCTACACCTGCTCCGACGATTCTGCACTCTTCCAGGGAGTGCCGGACGAGGAGCTGATGGCCATGGTGCTGGACGACCTGGTGAAGATACACGGTGAACACATCCGCAGCCTCTGCACTGGAGGCGTTGTGAAGAAGTGGGATGAGGATCCATACAGCCATGGTGCCTTTGCGATCTTCACCCCCTATCAGATGATGGACTACGCCTCAGTTCTGTTCAGGAGGGAGGGCAGGATTCACTTTGCTGGGGAGCATACAGCCACGCCTCACGGCTGGATTGAGAGTGCCATGAAGGCTGCCATTAGAGCTGCTAAGAACATGAACAGTTTGGTTCAATGA
- the sdhdb gene encoding succinate dehydrogenase [ubiquinone] cytochrome b small subunit B, mitochondrial isoform X1 encodes MASLVRVSSVCHRGVKPLFFRSAYLIRPLAAHKKDQDHSSVFTAQIHASPSHYAAVGSKSASQHWTAERALSLGLLSLGPLAYFYPGTVMDYSLAAALTLHAHWGLGQVMTDYVKGDSKIKMSRAGLFLLSSVTFAGLCYFNYHDVGICKAVALLWSK; translated from the exons ATGGCGTCCCTCGTAAGAGTGAGTTCAGTTTGTCATCGGGGAGTCAAAC CTCTGTTTTTTCGCAGTGCTTATCTCATAAGACCTTTAGCAGCACACAAAAAAGACCAGGATCACTCCTCTGTGTTCACAGCTCAGATACATGCATCTCCCTCTCACTATG CAGCCGTTGGGTCCAAGTCGGCCTCGCAGCACTGGACAGCAGAGCGGGCCCTGAGTCTCGGCCTCCTCAGCTTGGGTCCTCTGGCCTATTTCTACCCCGGCACTGTCATGGACTACTCACTGGCAGCAGCACTGACCCTGCATGCGCACTG GGGCTTGGGCCAGGTTATGACGGATTACGTCAAAGGAGATTCTAAAATCAAGATGTCCAGGGCGGGTCTCTTCCTCCTGTCCTCCGTCACCTTCGCAGGCCTGTGCTACTTCAACTACCACGACGTGGGCATCTGTAAAGCCGTGGCTCTCCTGTGGAGTAAATAG
- the sdhdb gene encoding succinate dehydrogenase [ubiquinone] cytochrome b small subunit B, mitochondrial isoform X2 — MASLVRVSSVCHRGVKPLFFRSAYLIRPLAAHKKDQDHSSVFTAQIHASPSHYAVGSKSASQHWTAERALSLGLLSLGPLAYFYPGTVMDYSLAAALTLHAHWGLGQVMTDYVKGDSKIKMSRAGLFLLSSVTFAGLCYFNYHDVGICKAVALLWSK; from the exons ATGGCGTCCCTCGTAAGAGTGAGTTCAGTTTGTCATCGGGGAGTCAAAC CTCTGTTTTTTCGCAGTGCTTATCTCATAAGACCTTTAGCAGCACACAAAAAAGACCAGGATCACTCCTCTGTGTTCACAGCTCAGATACATGCATCTCCCTCTCACTATG CCGTTGGGTCCAAGTCGGCCTCGCAGCACTGGACAGCAGAGCGGGCCCTGAGTCTCGGCCTCCTCAGCTTGGGTCCTCTGGCCTATTTCTACCCCGGCACTGTCATGGACTACTCACTGGCAGCAGCACTGACCCTGCATGCGCACTG GGGCTTGGGCCAGGTTATGACGGATTACGTCAAAGGAGATTCTAAAATCAAGATGTCCAGGGCGGGTCTCTTCCTCCTGTCCTCCGTCACCTTCGCAGGCCTGTGCTACTTCAACTACCACGACGTGGGCATCTGTAAAGCCGTGGCTCTCCTGTGGAGTAAATAG
- the tex12 gene encoding testis-expressed protein 12, whose protein sequence is MSGKEAPVTLRGPKVKGPEGEHAITYYENSPAKKVKVQCAKSTTADVTGGFETAWAEAVKDINLVFSMYSKVLRERAAADASQIEELEDILTEALSLESQLLEKKEHLRQSLAVISDKLQK, encoded by the exons ATGAGTGGTAAAGAGGCACCGGTGACACTCAGGGGCCCTAAAGTGAAGGGGCCAGAG GGTGAGCACGCCATTACATATTATGAAAACTCTCCAGCAAAGAAGGTGAAGGTGCAGTGTGCCAAGTCAACAACTGCAGACGTGACTGGTGGTTTCGAAACGGCATGGGCAG AAGCAGTGAAGGATATCAATCTCGTCTTTTCGATGTATTCCAAGGTGTTGCG AGAGAGAGCAGCGGCAGATGCATCACAGATTGAGGAGCTGGAGGATATTCTGACTGAGGCGTTAAGCTTGGAGTCTCAACTTCTAGAGAAGAAAGAACATCTGAGACAGTCTTTGGCCGTCATCTCAGACAAATTACAAAAATAG